TGATTTGTCTTCGTTCTTTTAATTGAATTCTTACATTTGCTACATGTTCTTCATAAAAACCTTTTTTTATCCATTCAGCAGCGACTCTTTGAGATAAAGAGCTCGATCCATAGTCCGTTTGCATTTTTATATCTGACAATCTATCAATAACTGGTTCAGGTCCCATAATCCATCCAATTCTAAGTCCTGGGCTAAGTGTTTTAGATAGGCTCCCAATATATAATACATGTCCATGTTTATCCATCGACTTTAAAGGAGCTGGAGGTGGTTCATCAATCCATAACTCGCGGTAAATATCATCTTCAATAATAGGTAGCTGGTCCTTTTCACATATTTTTATTATTTCTTTTCTTCGCTCTTTAGACATTAATATCCCTGTTGGGTTTTGAAAACTAGGGATAGAATATAAAATGTTTTTCTTTTGACTATATTTAATGCGTTTTAATAATTCGTTAGGTAAAACACCGTGATGATCCATAGCTATACCAGATAAATTTATATTTGCTGATTGAAATACATGAAGTGAATATAAGTAAGAAGGTTGTTCAAGTAAAACAGTGGATTCTCGATGCAAAAGACCAATTGATATTAATTGCAATGCTTGTAATGCACCAGAGACGATTAATATAGAACTCGGTGACGTATGGATTCCAAATGATTTTACGTATTTACTTATTGCTTCACGTAACGGATAAAACCCTTTTTGTTCTTCGTATCCAAAATAATCTAATTCGTCACTTACGCTTTTCATAATGGACTGCATCGTTTTTAGCGGAAAAAGTTCAGGAGCAAGTTCACCTTTACTAAGGTGGATAAGTGTTTTATTTGCTTCTGCTTCATTTATTTCTCGCACCATTAACTTGCTAGGCTTATGAATACCAGCCTTTACATATTCACTCCAATCAGGCGGGGGATTCGTCGCTAATAATGACCATGTATTATTCGTTACAATTGTTCCTGCTCCGATTTGTCCTTGAATTAAGCCATCTGCCATTAGTTCATCTAGCGCAGTTATTACAGTACTTCGATTTACATGAAATAATTTGGCTAACTGACGTTGACTAGGAATCTTACTTCCAATAGGCCATTCACCGTATTCAATTTTTTCTTTCATATAATCTACTATCTGCCGATATTTAGGCAGTTTTTTATTCGTTGCCATAAAAAAACTCCCTCGTTCACTTTAAAAATGCCAAGTGGTTGGTTTTTACGATAAGTAACTGGTTGAAGAC
This Bacillus paramycoides DNA region includes the following protein-coding sequences:
- a CDS encoding PLP-dependent aminotransferase family protein codes for the protein MATNKKLPKYRQIVDYMKEKIEYGEWPIGSKIPSQRQLAKLFHVNRSTVITALDELMADGLIQGQIGAGTIVTNNTWSLLATNPPPDWSEYVKAGIHKPSKLMVREINEAEANKTLIHLSKGELAPELFPLKTMQSIMKSVSDELDYFGYEEQKGFYPLREAISKYVKSFGIHTSPSSILIVSGALQALQLISIGLLHRESTVLLEQPSYLYSLHVFQSANINLSGIAMDHHGVLPNELLKRIKYSQKKNILYSIPSFQNPTGILMSKERRKEIIKICEKDQLPIIEDDIYRELWIDEPPPAPLKSMDKHGHVLYIGSLSKTLSPGLRIGWIMGPEPVIDRLSDIKMQTDYGSSSLSQRVAAEWIKKGFYEEHVANVRIQLKERRQIMIQALNKYCADVAAWDIPTGGFFIWLKVVPNISMKKLFSEALSKGILLNPGRIYEEESNQYIRLSYGYASPEQMTNGIKLLSELIRKLMA